A window from Vigna angularis cultivar LongXiaoDou No.4 chromosome 7, ASM1680809v1, whole genome shotgun sequence encodes these proteins:
- the LOC108336340 gene encoding uncharacterized protein LOC108336340: MPITMTNSEEPSLPNPNNNTQDSTNSDAEPHHHHDIEDDEEEEDDEYDEEDDVVQQPNRTIPQSAASKLREQRFKVETLSRRLSSELVPIRVHDVVINGNTKTKDWVIVAELGGIENATSMQELVQVSQIAISRLQDLEIFDSCTVRLEAGPRELPNTANVIVDVVETGNKVSAKFSVYNKPSTSSWTAEGALTYKNFLGYGDLWDASLAYGANQATEVSIGVHAPRVRRFLTPFVARLSMLSQDWQETSSYKDQLVGASLGLISTKHHDLAYTLGWRTLADPSQMSSRSIRRQLGHSLVSSLKYTFKVDRRNSPIRPTKGYAFLSSTHVGGLTPDPRSLWFLRQEFDVRFAVPFGFYNTALNLGISAGAVFPWGHGFKSKPSPLPERFYLGGDFSPVCTLGGPTTLWGFKTRGLGPTEPRRPNRDESDDENSSGWDFIGGDLAVTAFADLSFDLPIRWLREYGIHGHVFAGSGNAAKLTQNEYRHFSPRKFLESFRVSVGCGFVIPTSLFRLEGNYVHILRKGEQDRGKTGFRFSFSAPL; this comes from the exons ATGCCAATAACAATGACAAACTCTGAAGAACCCTCCCTTCCCAACCCTAACAATAACACTCAAGACTCCACCAACAGCGATGCGGAACCTCACCACCACCACGatattgaagatgatgaagaagaagaagatgacgaATACGACGAGGAGGACGACGTCGTTCAGCAACCGAATCGCACAATTCCCCAATCCGCAGCGTCCAAGCTGCGCGAGCAGCGTTTCAAGGTGGAAACCCTATCGCGGCGGTTGTCGTCGGAGCTTGTTCCGATCCGAGTGCATGACGTGGTCATAAACGGCAACACTAAGACCAAGGATTGGGTTATTGTGGCGGAGCTCGGAGGCATAGAGAACGCCACCAGCATGCAGGAGCTCGTGCAAGTTTCGCAAATCGCCATTTCCAGGCTACAGGACCTCGAAATCTTCGATTCCTGCACGGTTCGCCTTGAGGCTGGGCCCCGAGAACTTCCAAACACTGCCAATGTCATCGTCGACGTTGTCGAAACCGGTAACAAAGTTTCAGCCAAATTCAGCGTTTATAACAAACCCTCG ACTAGTTCTTGGACAGCTGAAGGTGCTCTTACGTATAAGAACTTCTTGGGCTATGGTGATCTATGGGATGCTTCTTTGGCCTATGGTGCCAACCAAGCGACTGAGGTGAGCATCGGGGTGCATGCCCCTCGAGTTAGAAGGTTTTTAACTCCTTTTGTGGCACGGCTATCCATGCTTTCCCAAGATTGGCAAGAGACTTCCTCGTACAAAGATCAGTTAGTGGGTGCGTCTCTTGGGTTGATCTCGACCAAGCACCATGACCTAGCATACACTCTTGGATGGCGTACCTTGGCAGATCCATCACAGATGTCATCCAGGTCTATAAGAAGGCAGCTTGGTCATAGTTTAGTGTCTTCTTTGAAGTATACATTTAAAGTTGATAGGAGAAATTCTCCTATCAGGCCAACAAAAGGATATGCTTTTCTTTCCTCCACTCATGTTGGTGGCCTCACTCCAGATCCACGGAGCTTGTGGTTTCTGCGCCAG GAGTTTGATGTTCGCTTTGCTGTCCCTTTTGGGTTTTACAATACAGCATTGAACCTTGGGATATCTGCTGGTGCTGTTTTTCCATGGGGACATGGATTCAAATCCAAGCCATCTCCCCTTCCAGAAAGGTTTTATTTGGGTGGTGATTTTTCTCCAGTTTGCACCCTAGGAGGGCCAACAACCTTATGGGGATTTAAAACTAGAGGATTAGGTCCCACTGAACCTCGTAGGCCAAATAGAGATGAATCCGATGATGAGAATTCCTCTGGATGGGACTTCATTGGTGGAGATCTTGCTGTTACTGCTTTTGCTGATCTCTCGTTTGATCTTCCAATTAGGTGGTTGAGAGAATATGGAATACATGGTCATGTTTTTGCTGGTTCTGGGAATGCTGCTAAATTAACTCAGAATGAATATAGGCACTTCTCTCCTCGGAAGTTCTTGGAATCTTTTCGAGTGTCAGTGGGATGTGGATTTGTTATTCCTACTAGCCTCTTCCGCCTAGAG GGTAACTACGTTCACATACTCAGAAAGGGTGAGCAAGATCGTGGGAAGACTGGATTTAGGTTTAGTTTCTCAGCTCCTTTGTAG
- the LOC108336568 gene encoding U-box domain-containing protein 1, with protein MNDVLSAMMVSQGLLPSGSLLDSLIHISKEVDSMEKFPFVHIRNVSSMIRRIKLLSSLFEEIKESGTPLPPSSVLCLTELFSVIRRVKVLIQDCKDGSSLWSLIQLEFISNQFYVLVKEMGRALDILPLSLLNVTSDIREQVELLHKQAKKAELFIDPRELHRREQLKLAMANNSLQKKKNKGFVEFGKVEEILSSIGLRTPSDYDGEISKLKAEAQNQAGTGGLIIVSNINNLISLVSYSKTMIFRDGESSRNEEDCKPLSSFLYNKVHDSSSSSQSMTPNVPDEFRCPITLDLMRDPVIVSSGHTYDRTSIGQWINSGHHTCPKSGQRLIHTALIPNYALKSLVQQWCYDNNVPVNDPSTEGNSHNKKNSKEEAIDHISANKAAADAVKMTAEFLVGKLATGSADIQRQAAYELRLLAKTGMVNRSVIAEVGAIPFLVTLLGSQDSRIQEHAVTTLFNLSIFDNNKILIMAAGAVDSIVEVLESGKTMEARENAAAAIYSLCMVDELKVHIGGRPRAIPALVGLLKEGTSIGKKDAASALFNLAVYNPNKVSAVKAGAVSVLVELLMDDKAGITDDALAVLAALLGCSEGLQEIRNSRALVPLLIDLLRFGSVKGKENSITLLLGLCKEEGEVVARRLLANPRSIPSLQSLASDGSLRARRKADALLRLLNRCCSQPHHSV; from the coding sequence ATGAATGATGTTCTATCTGCTATGATGGTCTCCCAAGGCTTGTTACCATCTGGGTCTCTGCTAGATTCTTTGATTCATATATCCAAAGAAGTTGACTCAATGGAAAAGTTTCCCTTCGTACACATAAGAAACGTTTCATCCATGATCAGAAGGATCAagcttctttcttctttgtttgaAGAGATTAAAGAATCGGGTACTCCACTTCCTCCTTCTTCAGTCCTGTGTCTCACAGAACTGTTCTCTGTGATAAGAAGAGTTAAGGTTTTGATCCAAGACTGCAAAGATGGAAGCTCTCTTTGGAGTCTGATACAGTTAGAGTTCATTTCCAACCAATTTTATGTGCTGGTGAAGGAGATGGGAAGGGCCCTTGATATTCTTCCTTTGAGTTTGCTCAATGTAACATCAGATATTAGGGAACAGGTGGAGCTTCTTCACAAGCAAGCAAAGAAGGCTGAGTTATTCATTGATCCTAGAGAGCTTCATCGAAGAGAACAACTTAAACTAGCAATGGCTAACAACAGtttacaaaagaagaagaacaaaggGTTTGTTGAGTTTGGAAAAGTGGAAGAAATACTGAGCAGCATTGGTCTGAGAACCCCATCAGATTATGATGGAGAAATATCAAAGTTAAAGGCTGAAGCTCAGAACCAAGCTGGCACAGGAGGACTCATCATTGTCTCCAATATAAACAACCTCATATCGTTGGTGTCTTATTCCAAAACCATGATATTCAGAGATGGAGAGAGTAgtagaaatgaagaagattGTAAGCCACTGTCTTCATTTTTGTATAACAAAGTTCATGATAGTTCTTCATCCTCTCAGTCCATGACACCTAATGTTCCTGATGAATTTCGTTGTCCAATAACACTTGACTTAATGAGGGACCCCGTGATTGTGTCATCTGGGCACACATATGATAGAACATCGATTGGACAATGGATAAACTCTGGTCATCATACATGCCCCAAAAGTGGGCAAAGGTTAATTCACACTGCTTTAATACCCAACTATGCATTGAAGAGCCTTGTTCAGCAATGGTGCTATGACAACAATGTCCCAGTTAATGATCCTTCAACCGAGGGAAACAGCCACAACAAGAAGAACTCGAAGGAGGAGGCCATCGACCATATTTCTGCAAACAAAGCTGCTGCAGATGCTGTCAAAATGACAGCAGAATTTCTTGTTGGAAAATTGGCAACTGGTTCTGCTGATATCCAAAGGCAAGCTGCATATGAACTTCGGTTACTTGCAAAAACCGGCATGGTCAACCGGAGTGTCATAGCTGAAGTAGGGGCCATTCCCTTTCTTGTAACACTTCTGGGATCTCAAGATTCAAGAATTCAAGAGCATGCAGTGACAACCTTGTTCAACCTCTCCATATTTGACAACAACAAGATTTTGATCATGGCAGCAGGAGCAGTTGATAGCATAGTAGAAGTACTTGAATCAGGGAAGACCATGGAGGCAAGGGAGAATGCAGCAGCAGCAATATACAGCTTGTGTATGGTGGATGAGCTGAAAGTGCATATTGGAGGAAGACCAAGGGCAATACCTGCTTTAGTCGGACTCTTGAAAGAAGGCACTTCAATAGGGAAAAAAGATGCTGCGTCTGCACTGTTCAATCTTGCAGTTTACAATCCTAACAAAGTTAGTGCTGTTAAGGCTGGTGCAGTTTCTGTGCTGGTAGAATTGCTGATGGATGACAAGGCTGGCATAACAGATGATGCACTTGCAGTGCTTGCTGCACTCCTCGGTTGCTCTGAGGGATTGCAAGAGATAAGAAATAGTAGAGCATTGGTGCCACTTCTCATTGATCTTCTGAGATTTGGTTCAGTGAAAGGGAAGGAAAATTCAATAACCCTTTTGCTTGGACTGTGCAAAGAAGAGGGAGAAGTGGTTGCAAGAAGACTCTTGGCAAATCCAAGAAGCATTCCTTCTCTTCAAAGCTTGGCTTCTGATGGATCTTTGAGAGCTAGAAGAAAAGCAGATGCACTGCTCAGACTCCTCAATAGGTGCTGCTCTCAGCCTCATCATTCTGTTTGA
- the LOC108337735 gene encoding LOB domain-containing protein 21, with protein sequence MKGYEPRSSSSCAACKFLKRRCIPNCIFAPYFRSDECKKFAKVHKVFGASNVSKILIEVPEEQREDTVNSLAYEAEARLRDPIYGCIGAIALLQRKMVELQHDLAIAKDRLARYAAAATTPSAAIATSNNSFNSHVSLPPFPEFFSCNDFSDNFCHNSSSQSPPLTRHEMVDDFIQIPYIL encoded by the coding sequence ATGAAGGGTTACGAGCCACGTTCCAGTTCCTCTTGTGCAGCCTGCAAGTTCTTGAAGCGAAGATGCATACCCAATTGTATATTTGCACCTTACTTTCGCTCTGATGAGTGCAAGAAATTTGCCAAGGTGCACAAGGTTTTTGGAGCCAGCAATGTCAGCAAGATCCTCATCGAAGTTCCCGAGGAGCAGAGAGAGGACACCGTCAATTCTCTTGCTTATGAAGCAGAAGCCAGGCTCAGAGACCCCATTTATGGATGTATCGGTGCCATAGCTCTTCTCCAGAGGAAGATGGTCGAGCTTCAACACGACCTTGCCATTGCTAAGGATCGTCTCGCTCGTTATGCTGCCGCTGCCACCACTCCTTCCGCCGCCATCGCCACCTCCAACAACTCCTTCAATTCCCATGTCAGTTTGCCACCCTTCCCTGAATTTTTCTCTTGCAACGATTTCAGTGACAACTTCTGCCACAACTCTTCCTCTCAATCTCCGCCATTGACCAGACACGAAATGGTCGATGATTTCATTCAAATCCCTTATATATTATGA